From Arachis hypogaea cultivar Tifrunner chromosome 3, arahy.Tifrunner.gnm2.J5K5, whole genome shotgun sequence:
aaattaaaaataaataaataaatcaatcaatcaataaaaattaataaatgataATGTACTTTTTGAAATTAACGAGTTAATTAATTACCAAACTAAAGTTTAGTTTTCTAAACTAACATAACTAAAATCATTAgtatatttgttttaaaaaaattagttgatgcaaaaaaaaaattatcaactaattaatatttttattttaaaattatataattttttttttattttgactcTTAAATATAATCTTGTTTGTAGTActgttttagtaaaaaaaattatgcaatatatattgtaacaaataaattttttaattacgtGTGAGGTAATCAATAGTTGAAAATTGTAGTAAAATAAttgattgtaaaaaaaataattcttttacgtcataatatataattaattaaatagatgcatgtaaatttttaaactaatagtatatcaaattaaataaaaaatatataaaaatattaaattattttttaaaaaaatagaagaaaccattgtaagttaaatttttattattttattttaatatactttttatagatagatttatttttttatatttatatataattctagtttAAATTCTAAATATTGTGTACCAACATACATTAATGGACCTATTGATTTATTCTTCTATTATTTAATATGTAATTAAAGTTATAAAAACCAAATTAGTTAAgatgataaattatttataatttatctaaaagcTTTTAAGTTCAAGTATTTCAAATGGAAAAACaaagatattttttcataaattatatataataaataatattttagaaaaaaaatgtgcaccaagttttttttaatttttatatatccattatatattataaataatgatattcaataaaatttattttaatatattttttattcatactaCTAAAATCCGTCACTGCTGCATGCTTGTTAACTTTTGACTTAACTTTAATTAGAATTCAGGAGTTTAGATTATTAAAATgagttaatttgttaattaaattattgGATCTAAATCTATTAAGAGAATTTCGAATAAACTTGGATAATAAACTCACAAAAACTCGATTAAAATATCAATTTAACTagctatttaatttaatttttatatttcagttatgagtttaattttaatacattgatagtataaaatgttttatataattgtataattacattaatttttttagataattatttacgtagttaatatatataaaaattactatttttattatgcgacattatataattagatgtgtatataaaattattttatactaacaatatattaaaattaaattatttaactataTGAAAAATCGTCACCACATAAGAGATACTTTATTTTAATGAGACAAACCTAAGCTAGGCCACGAATTAAGCCATAAACTATTGAAGCCACAAACCATTCTGCCTGAAAGTTATTTCTCAgctaatcaattatattatttcATATCTACTTCAAAGACTATGATGATAAGGGTGGCCATATGATAGTCCCAACTTCACTGGAGGACAAATGTATTGCCAGAAACCTTGTGACACATAGAAGTATAGAACATGTGGAAGTTTTACAATAGTATACAAGCAAGTGATTTGTCAGTTTCAATAGCCTCGAAAGAAAACATTAAATGTAGAAGAAGACACATCAATTGCTGTGGGTGGTGATGGTGGGATGGGGAGAGCGGTGGGACTGTCAATAGAGCTACCACCGCCTCCACGACTCTGACAAGTGGCTGGTATCCTCTATTACACATTTAACACTTCTATTAatcatattataataatattgttaAGGCTATGTTTATttgaagaaaaaacaaaagacaagaaaagagaaaaaagaaaataaaaaaatattattttttattgtttagttgaaaacaaaaatagaagaaaaaaagaataaaaaaattgatagatctatcaattttttttagcattgaaaagaaaatatagagAAAATTAATTCTCTATCTACTTCtaatattatttctttatttttttataacattttttatcttcttatttttttctatttaaacacatctaaaaaaaataaaaattcattcaatttcttttttttttatttctttctttccaaCTAAACATAGTCTCATTAGAAAAACCATAAATAGATTTacgatttttatttcaaaattaattttgaattaattaaaaatatataaatatattttattttttaaaaaatgatatatctaaatctttttatttatttgttattaaatattttaaaaaataaattaaatatttcgtaatttataaagtaaataacgtttttatatgtttaattagttaaaaattatatatttttaaattaaaaaatttaagatttatttattttttatatttaaattgtacaattttttaatgaaaatagtGCATAATGcttttaatctttttattatatttatttttatatttaaaagtgaGAAGTGAataaaaagtatactaaaaaatagtataaataacattatttataataataaaaataatatttacattattttttatgtatatttttttatactttatttttgtatcataaaacacaatttttttatttttaatttattaattattttagtataaataatatatatttaaatgctGTATACAACGAACATTCTCCCTTATGTAAACCTTATCCATTGTTAATATCTCTTACTAATCGTTTCTAAGATTCATTCAAATTACCAACAATGGAATCATCAACCAGCTTTTCTGAACATAGGAATGTATGCATGGCTAGCCCTTGGTCACCAAACTGTAAATAATTATTGATGTAATTATCAagttaaattacatatattaCATCTTTTAAATGCGGTCATTTCGGATTCTGTTTTAATCAGTCCACCTAACATCAGGTTTTTATCTCGCAAAAAGTATTATATAACCTAATCCATCATCAATCTTACTCATCCTTTCTAAGGTTGAATGAAATCAACAAGAATGGAATCATCAGCAGCTTCTTTGAAGATAGCAATGTATCCATGGCTAGCTCTTGGGCACCAAACTGCACACTTCCACTTAGCCAACAAGTTAGCCGAAAAAGGCCACAATATCACATTCTTCGCCCCAAAAACAACACAATCCAAATTAGCTTCCTTCAATCACCACCCCAACCTTATCACCTTTGTCACCGTCACTGTTCCTCATGTTGAAGGCCTTCCACCACATGCTGAAACCACCTCAGATGTGTCTCCGCCTTTGCGTGCAGTCCTCATGACTGCCATGGATCAAACTCAACAAGTAATGGAAACCCATCTTTCTACTCTTAAACCTGATATTGTTTTCTATGACTATTTCACTCACTGGTTGCCACCACTGGCAAGGAGTCTAGGAATCAAAGCCATTCATTATTGCACTGCGCGTTCTGTGATGGTAGGCTATGTTCTCTCCCCTGCAAGGATCAATCAAGGAATACACAATCATGTTGATCTAACGCATCCTCCTCCAGGGTACCCTGCTTCGTCGTCTATAACGCTTCATACACATGAGGCACGACAAATATATAACATGAGAAACATAACTTTCGGCAGCAATGTTCTTTTCGGTGAACGTATATTCACTACCATGGTTGAATCTGACGCTTTGGCATATAGAACATGCAGGGAAATTGAAGGGCCTTACCTTGACTACGTAGAGGAACAATTCAAGAAGCCTGTGATTCTATCAGGACCAGTTCTGGAGCGACCCAATGCTAGTCTAGACGAAAAATGGGGTTCATGGCTTCAAGGGTTCAAAAGAGGTTCAGTGGTTTATTGTTGTTTTGGAAGTGAGTGCTGGTTACAACCAAATCTGTTCAAAGAATTGCTGCTGGGTCTTGAACTCACCAACATGCCGTTTCTAGCGGCATTGAAAGCCCCAGTTGGGTTCGATTCAGTTGGAGAGGCGCTACCAGAAGGGTTCGAAGAGAGGGTTGCAGGAAGAGGAATTGTGTATGGAGGGTGGATCCAACAGCCATTGATATTGGAACACCCTTCTGTGGGTTGCTTCATTACACATTGTGGATCAAGCTCGTGTACAGAGGCATTGCTGAATGAGTGTCAAATAGTGTTGCTTCCAAATGGTGGTGACCAGTTCCTTAATGCAAGAATGATGGCAAACTACTTGCAAGTTGGTTTGGAAGTGGAAAAGGGGGAACAAGATGGATTCTACACCAAGGAAAGTGTGTGCAAAGCTGTCACTATTTTGATGGATGATGAGAATCAAACAAGTAAAACACTCAGAGCTAACCATGCTAAATTAAGACACATTTTGCTTCTTAAAGATTTGGACTCCACTTATATTGACAACTTCTGCAAGAACCTTCATCATATTATaagggaaaaaaattaatttctagtTTTCTAGGTACTTCATTTTGAATTTAAGTGCAGATTGTATCTCATAATAAATCATTTTGTGTGAAAAAAATATGTTCTTTTCATTtcaaattaattatctttttttattttttatttttgttgtaaattgaGTGGCGTCTTTTAATTTTAAGAagtgattaattatattttagtgatttctgtacatatttttatttatacaaaaatttctaaaatctttttaaacaaGTGTTTCTAGTTTGTTTGTTTGTGTTTTATTTGAAAGTTACAAAAAAAAAGGTTTTTATGTTATGAAAATATTCTATAGTAGAAAATAAATGTTAACCCTATTAACAAATTTATTAACATAAATTGGCACACATAAATGAGGTCTTCATCTCTTAATCATATTTTTTGGATTTAATATTTACTAGAGAATGTGAACAGAGCTTGTTTGCTTGGAAAAATCGTCCTCTTTGTAATGTTAACTCTATTAACAAATAgatcccgctagggagacaatggactatttgtacaatatgtacaatggctATTGAGTTATGAAATGAACATCCCCtatactatttagaataaccatccgagtacaagggataacctttcggatctagcgctTTAATACTatatcatgataccactcatcccaaaagcttcagttgatggaaaaatgtaacactaatgattatatctctaatactccataaacctccattgtacacattgtataaatatttcattggctcctcatactttcccttaacaaatatatcaactAGAATGTAATTGAATGTGGTGATAATCAACTGGTCCATTGTATGTATCTTTCTAACCCTACAACCTCAACATCACCAGCATAATTTACATCAGCATAGTCAGAGAAACTTACAATAGGATTGAACATACACAAAATAAATAGCATTCAAATATAGGAGCATCTAATgccaaaacatttttcattttcatatttttaaaatactttaatcgagttaatactaaaatttattcttaaaaaattatccatttttaatttagttttttaaagattaaattaattatattaatctttaaaagatataattataagtcaaattaatttttttatcagttAAACCTTATGTGTTACATAACATGATGACATAGCAAATTAATGTCCGtgttataaaataatttcttgacATATCCTAAATTTATTTAGAGTCAAATTATTGCGAGTTATTTTTAtctctaaattaaaatttaaaaaattgagtcAAGTTAATCCTTTTATAAatctctatttatttttattcataattttaaaggtttaatATTTCTTAATACTACTAATTTTGATTTCATTTATTATACTTtactaaataaattttcttttatataaaataataaaaaaatatatattattaattttatatactttttatgTCTACGACGACAACTATAATATAAGTATAATTAttcatcaaaataaattaatgattaaattattagaaaaatatgcCAAATTTTGCTTTAATAGATTGAACTTTGTTAAGTTGagaacaaaattaatttaatgataATAACAAACATTAAGTTATTGGGTTAAATGTCCAATTGGATTTGGTTGTTTTACTTAGTGTGATGCAGGCCTAAATAATTGTGCAGTAGACCAAATCAATGAAATAAATGTGATGAAGGAAAATTGATCATCTACCCAAGCCTAATTTTATCCGAGCAATAGAGAAGTAAACCTAAACAAAGTTTCAGATGTTTACTTCGGACAAAcacaagagaaagagaaagcttcaTTTTCGAGTTCACTCACTatagagaagaaaaaagagaaagtcaaTTGAGAAAAGCAATATTCAATCACACTAAACAAAGACATGTTAAGCTAAATCAGATGTTAAAGGTGATTTATTTTCATTTGCATACAAATTGATTTCTTCACTTTTTCTCCTACTCTCTGCAATGCCATATTTGGAAAAGTTGAAGAAGATGGTGGTTGATATTCACTGCTGTAAATCAAAGGCTCGGATTGTTATTTGGGGTCAAAGCACACTCTCAAGGGTGTGAATTTGAGATTATCACTGAGCAAGTTCATTTCAGCTGCTCTGTTATTCTCGGTCAAGCAAATGGATCATATTTGAAATCTTTAATTTAAGGGTTGATTGAAAAAAGAGAAGGGATAAATTCTGAAAGCTCAAGATCTAAGAAATTGACTTAGAAGGAATCctaatattggctcagaacaaggtaCAAAAAGAAAAGTTCAATCTATATTGGAGCAAGGAGAGAGAACCCAAGAGAGAGCAAAGTGTAACCTCACAAATTaagtttgaagtcttggaagcatTGCACCTACACTAAATGGAGCACTCTGCCAAGATGAAGAACAATATTTTGAGTTCAGATGTTGGGTTCTGCATATAGAATCAAGGCTATCGTTCatcatctccttcatgttttactatttttatttcagTTTTAATGTATATATTTCTTAGTTTTCTTTGAGAAGTAAGAAACAAGAAAGAGAGGCATTGAAAAAATGCCATAGAGTAAAAAAGttgagagatacacttgagagaaaagccaagagtgatttcattttttttgttgtattttctgTCATGTGTCATATACTTGAGAGGTATCCCTTGCTAAATTTGGTAAGCATTTAGTGTGGTGAGTCttggtattagcataaccaagtcaagtttaaGTTGAAGCTTGTAAGCCCAGATAGGATTAAGTTGAGTCTtagagaattggtgtatgtaatatttggattatagtgaaaattccaccaacgTTGTGGTGGAGACCggacgtaggttgcattgcacaaggcaactgaatcAGGATATATGGCTGTGTCATCTTCTTCCTTTCTGCGTTAgttttgttttttggtttttatcaTACAAAACAAAATTGTCTTATGAATTATTTGCTGCACAAACCAAACAGAAATCAAGTTCAAAGTTCTGGGTTTAAGGCTTGATTAATCAAAGTTAATGAAGGTCATAAATTCAACCCCCTCTTCTCTAAACCTTCtggaaccttcaattggtatcaagagccaaggtctcaagaatcaagtttAAAAGCTTGGAGCAAAGGTCCAATgccgaacaacttgggcacaaccattGTGGCCTACAAGCTAACAGATGGTCAATCAAACAACATGCCTCCTTTCTTTAACAGGAAGAATTATGCttactggaaagagaggatgaggatctttattcaatcaatagactacaacatatggaagatagtAATAAATGGTCCCAAAATTTCAATAAAGActagtgctgatggagtggtgacatAAAAGGATAcaagaaggacttgagcaaagtgACATGCCACGACTGTAGGGAAGCTGGACATTTTAAGTACAATTGTCCAAAgttcaagaaggaagaaaaagggaagaaagaaaagaagagagtgctcatggcctcttaggaggatcttgagaatgattCGGATGAGGAAGAAAATTCCGAATACGAAGCTCAAGTCTAGTTCATGGCTGGTGAAGATCAACTAAATAAGGTAAAATTACTATGATCTATTCATGGATGATTtacatgttattgttgatgatctcaCCCACCACTCTAAGAAATtgctaaataaatataataaatgtaaaactgaaaatgaaatattgaaagctgaaaatgatttctcaaaagaaaaagtgaaggagacGGAATGTGCGATGAATcttattgaagaaaatagatttttgaaatatgaaattgaaaagcttaaaggaaagcacattgttgaTCCTTCTCAAGAACTTGTTACTGAAAATGAGAGAttaaatgaaatgattaaaatattGAACAGTGATTTAGCAAAATTTACTCATAGTTCTAGTaatttggacaaattacttgcaaataaaaaaatcattgtttgaaaaatcaggCTTGGACTATGTGACAAAAGAGGATGCAATTTTCTGAAAAACCAATTACAAAATTCATGGCCTCTTCTTCAAAAACAAAAACCTCTTTTGATAAATCTGGTCTTGGATATTTTTTTCAACAATAATGCCTCTTTTGAACAGTCATATTTTGGTGAAACTGTATCATTCTTTAAAACCAAACTGGTTTCAAACAATTATGATCAGGGGCACTTCTCAAATAATGAGGTTGTTTTCAAACAACCACACTTTTACAAAAGAGCCTTATTCAAGAAGCCCATATGTTTTCAATAATTTTGgtttgaaatcttttgaaaaaaggGGGTGCTAACACTAAAAATGAATTATCAAAAGAAATACACATTTTTCAAGAACCAGAAAATTTTACCCTCTTAATCATTATCAACATCAAAGCTTCAATAAATTTCAGCAAT
This genomic window contains:
- the LOC112789860 gene encoding UDP-glycosyltransferase 79B30, with the translated sequence MKSTRMESSAASLKIAMYPWLALGHQTAHFHLANKLAEKGHNITFFAPKTTQSKLASFNHHPNLITFVTVTVPHVEGLPPHAETTSDVSPPLRAVLMTAMDQTQQVMETHLSTLKPDIVFYDYFTHWLPPLARSLGIKAIHYCTARSVMVGYVLSPARINQGIHNHVDLTHPPPGYPASSSITLHTHEARQIYNMRNITFGSNVLFGERIFTTMVESDALAYRTCREIEGPYLDYVEEQFKKPVILSGPVLERPNASLDEKWGSWLQGFKRGSVVYCCFGSECWLQPNLFKELLLGLELTNMPFLAALKAPVGFDSVGEALPEGFEERVAGRGIVYGGWIQQPLILEHPSVGCFITHCGSSSCTEALLNECQIVLLPNGGDQFLNARMMANYLQVGLEVEKGEQDGFYTKESVCKAVTILMDDENQTSKTLRANHAKLRHILLLKDLDSTYIDNFCKNLHHIIREKN